From the Candidatus Paceibacterota bacterium genome, one window contains:
- a CDS encoding sigma factor-like helix-turn-helix DNA-binding protein: protein MKTAFPPWLSEQHKAAIHLREFRRYRFREIGEKLGVSTCRAREIYKQGVWRREHAPECFHGLTCRTVHILERLCLNNREEVLAAVVSGRLTPKGGPRNHGKQTQIEILSWLGLLKV from the coding sequence ATGAAAACAGCATTCCCACCGTGGTTGTCAGAGCAGCATAAGGCCGCAATCCATCTGCGCGAGTTTCGTCGGTACAGGTTTCGCGAGATCGGGGAAAAGCTCGGGGTGAGCACTTGTCGCGCCCGTGAAATCTACAAACAGGGGGTGTGGCGGCGCGAGCACGCCCCGGAGTGTTTCCATGGTCTTACCTGCCGCACGGTCCACATCCTGGAAAGGCTCTGCCTGAACAACCGGGAGGAGGTCCTGGCAGCGGTGGTTTCGGGGCGGCTCACGCCGAAGGGCGGGCCGCGAAATCACGGGAAGCAGACGCAGATCGAGATCCTGTCGTGGCTGGGCCTGCTCAAGGTATGA
- a CDS encoding DEAD/DEAH box helicase codes for MILRPYQSAASDAIFKEWQENDSTLVVMPTGGGKTILFADVIRRVFPRRALVIAHREELIFQARDKIQRVTGLSADVEMGEYRAEGGLFGSARVVVSTIQTQCSGGDGGGRMAKFDPSQFGLLIIDEAHHATSPTYRRVIDYYRTNPALKVLGVTATPDRADEEALGQVFESVAFDYEVLDAIHDGWLVPIEQQMVHVEGLDYSSIRTTAGDLNGGDLAAVMEAERNLQPMASASLAIIGQRRALVFTSSVKAAEMTAEIFNRHRPEMASWVCGKTEREERRRVLADFAAGKVQVVCNCGVLTEGFDDPGVEVVIMGRPTKSRSLYSQMVGRSTRPLPGVVDGPETGEARKAAIAASAKPSCLVVDFVGNAGRHKLITSADILGGKVSEEALERAVKRVSAAGGPVNMTEALDEAETELREQKRLAEAARRANLVAKARFTTQSVDPFDVLHLDPVKPRGWDAGRQLTEKQRSLLAKQGINPDGISFAEGRQLISEIFRRWNGKLCSFKQAKVLRKYGYDTEVSFAEASATIDALARNGWHRVPAGAPAKGDPAWN; via the coding sequence ATGATCCTACGTCCTTATCAATCCGCAGCGTCGGACGCCATTTTCAAGGAATGGCAGGAGAACGACTCCACACTGGTCGTGATGCCGACTGGTGGAGGCAAGACCATCCTCTTCGCCGATGTCATTCGGCGCGTGTTCCCGCGCCGGGCCCTGGTGATCGCCCATCGCGAGGAGCTCATCTTCCAGGCGCGCGACAAGATCCAGCGTGTCACCGGCCTGAGCGCTGACGTGGAGATGGGCGAATACCGGGCCGAAGGGGGGCTGTTCGGCTCGGCCCGGGTGGTCGTCTCGACCATTCAAACCCAGTGCTCAGGCGGCGACGGCGGCGGGCGGATGGCAAAGTTCGACCCTTCGCAGTTCGGCCTGCTGATCATCGACGAGGCGCACCATGCGACGTCGCCAACCTACCGCCGGGTCATTGACTACTACCGTACCAACCCGGCGCTCAAGGTGCTGGGTGTGACCGCCACGCCCGACCGCGCCGATGAGGAGGCGCTCGGGCAGGTGTTCGAGTCGGTGGCGTTCGACTACGAAGTCTTGGACGCCATACACGACGGCTGGCTGGTGCCAATTGAGCAGCAGATGGTGCATGTGGAGGGGTTGGATTACTCCAGCATCCGCACCACCGCCGGCGACTTGAACGGCGGCGACCTGGCCGCCGTGATGGAAGCGGAGCGGAACCTGCAGCCGATGGCGTCGGCGTCGCTGGCGATCATCGGGCAACGGCGGGCGCTGGTGTTCACGTCGAGCGTGAAGGCGGCGGAGATGACGGCGGAAATCTTCAACCGTCATCGGCCGGAGATGGCGTCCTGGGTGTGCGGCAAGACGGAGCGCGAGGAGCGCCGCCGGGTGCTGGCGGACTTTGCCGCGGGCAAAGTCCAGGTGGTGTGCAACTGCGGCGTGCTGACTGAGGGCTTCGATGACCCTGGGGTGGAGGTCGTCATCATGGGACGGCCGACGAAGAGCCGGTCGCTGTATTCACAGATGGTGGGCCGGTCCACCCGCCCGCTGCCGGGCGTGGTGGATGGGCCGGAGACGGGTGAGGCGCGCAAGGCGGCCATCGCCGCGAGCGCCAAGCCGTCTTGCCTGGTGGTGGACTTTGTCGGCAACGCCGGGAGACACAAGCTCATTACCAGCGCGGACATCCTGGGCGGCAAGGTGAGCGAAGAGGCACTCGAACGTGCCGTGAAGCGGGTGAGTGCGGCAGGCGGCCCGGTGAACATGACCGAGGCGCTGGACGAAGCCGAAACCGAACTGCGCGAGCAGAAGCGACTGGCGGAGGCCGCGCGGCGGGCGAATCTGGTGGCCAAGGCGCGGTTCACGACGCAGTCGGTCGATCCCTTCGATGTGCTGCACCTTGACCCGGTGAAGCCGCGGGGCTGGGACGCGGGCCGACAGCTCACGGAGAAGCAGCGGTCGCTGCTGGCCAAGCAGGGCATCAACCCCGACGGGATTTCGTTTGCGGAAGGCCGGCAGTTGATCTCGGAGATATTCCGGCGCTGGAACGGGAAGCTGTGCTCGTTCAAGCAGGCCAAGGTGCTGCGCAAGTACGGCTACGACACGGAGGTCAGCTTTGCGGAGGCGTCGGCGACCATTGACGCGCTAGCTCGCAATGGCTGGCACCGGGTGCCGGCGGGGGCGCCGGCGAAGGGAGACCCGGCATGGAATTGA
- a CDS encoding ERF family protein, which produces MTRSESITHLAAALAMAQAEMPVAVFDATNPFLKSKYASLGAVIQASRPILAKHKLSLMQFPISGGGATGQGAGDYIGVESVLTHESGEFVAERVVIPLTEEKGKTKVQCAGSTLTYLRRYSWAAILGMYSDEDSDGGSPVQAFAPKAAPVLPPPPPMKSFQNN; this is translated from the coding sequence ATGACGAGGTCTGAATCCATCACACACTTGGCCGCGGCGCTGGCGATGGCGCAGGCGGAAATGCCGGTCGCGGTCTTTGACGCGACGAACCCGTTCCTGAAAAGCAAATACGCGTCGCTGGGGGCGGTGATCCAGGCGAGCCGGCCAATCCTGGCGAAACACAAGCTGAGCTTGATGCAATTCCCGATCAGCGGTGGCGGCGCCACTGGCCAAGGTGCGGGGGACTACATCGGCGTGGAGTCGGTGCTCACGCATGAGTCGGGGGAGTTTGTGGCCGAGCGGGTTGTGATCCCGCTCACCGAGGAGAAGGGGAAAACGAAGGTGCAGTGCGCTGGTAGCACGCTGACTTACCTCCGCCGCTACTCGTGGGCGGCGATTCTGGGCATGTATTCCGACGAGGACTCGGACGGTGGTTCACCCGTGCAGGCGTTCGCGCCGAAAGCGGCGCCGGTGTTGCCGCCGCCGCCGCCGATGAAGTCGTTCCAGAACAACTGA
- a CDS encoding excisionase family DNA-binding protein: MITPNPNERLIGLPQATAEQEAAKWFTRPGLAAALKVSVCTVDRMVANGELPCVRLGRRVRFYLPDVVEALRKGNRKFGRRAAMPGKTTTDGRGCTQIGGGL, encoded by the coding sequence ATGATTACCCCGAATCCAAACGAGCGGCTGATCGGGTTGCCGCAGGCGACGGCGGAACAGGAGGCGGCGAAGTGGTTCACGCGGCCCGGCCTGGCGGCGGCGCTGAAGGTTTCGGTTTGCACCGTGGATCGGATGGTGGCCAACGGTGAGCTGCCCTGCGTCAGGCTGGGCAGGCGGGTGCGGTTCTATCTGCCGGACGTGGTCGAGGCGCTGCGGAAGGGGAATCGGAAGTTTGGGCGGAGGGCGGCGATGCCAGGGAAGACGACCACGGATGGTCGCGGATGCACGCAGATCGGGGGTGGCCTGTGA